In a genomic window of Xenopus laevis strain J_2021 chromosome 5S, Xenopus_laevis_v10.1, whole genome shotgun sequence:
- the LOC108717510 gene encoding vomeronasal type-2 receptor 26, whose protein sequence is MDPVFNDRTQFPSFYRTVPNEEAEIDGIVQILKHFGWKWVGLIISNDDTGYRARERIIKALADIGGCLAFSAVIKKQNIDYDYYVITGTIMETSAKVIVVFLTTKFTSTFAEYFCIQKMPKKVWIMTSFFPSLMFFRQNELGITFNGSLSLLIQEGDIPGFQHFINTFSLKSYPKDYYIKFAWVGFFKCSLKNCTGNESLLDADLFVYGTTNYRVTYRVYTAVYALAHALHNLYSAQPPANHWERSEYLKRKVKPWKINNYLRRAIFTMSSGDTQYFDEHGDPPARFDINKWLFLPNNLINIRKVGYFNVSKNERYLHINNNADLWKPYFNMAPESLCNAACAPGYRKSKIEGKPLCYYTCVQCSDGEMSNTTDAVTCVKCSDDQTSNRQKTDCVPKVINYLSYMDTMGGSLTSIAFILFITTSTVLGIFVKHWDTPIVKANNQNLSCILLISLMLCFLCTLLFIGRPTKICCLLRQVTFGIVFTISVSCLLAKTLTVIIAFNATKPGSKLKKYVGTQLSIILVIVCSLGETVISAAWMASNPPFQEVDKTETDTIILLCNEGSVTFLFSIIGYMGSLALLSFIAAFLAKDFPDRFNEAKNITFSMLVFCSVWVTFVPAYLSSKGSRMVAVEIFAILSSSAGLLGFIFAPKCYIIFLRPELNTRVAAK, encoded by the exons ATGGATCCAGTCTTCAATGACAGAACCCAGTTCCCATCATTCTACAGGACTGTCCCCAATGAGGAGGCAGAAATCGATGGGATTGTGCAGATACTGAAGCACTTTGGCTGGAAATGGGTCGGACTCATTATATCAAATGATGACACTGGATACAGAGCTCGGGAAAGGATAATTAAGGCACTTGCTGATATTGGGGGATGTTTGGCCTTCTCTGCTgtaattaaaaagcaaaacataGATTATGACTATTATGTGATTACTGGAACCATTATGGAGACCTCCGCTAAGGTTATTGTTGTGTTTTTAACCACAAAGTTTACTTCCACCTTTGCAgagtatttttgcattcaaaaaatgccaaaaaaagttTGGATCATGACATCCTTCTTCCCCAGTCTTATGTTTTTTAGACAAAATGAACTAGGAATAACATTTAACGGCTCTCTGTCATTGTTAATCCAGGAAGGAGACATCCCCGGCTTTCAACATTTTATCAACACTTTTTCTCTAAAAAGCTATCCCAAAGACTACTATATAAAATTTGCCTGGGTGGGCTTTTTTAAATGTTCTCTTAAAAACTGTACAGGAAATGAATCCCTCCTCGATGCAGATTTGTTTGTGTATGGGACCACCAATTACAGAGTCACTTATAGAGTTTACACCGCAGTCTATGCACTGGCGCATGCCCTGCACAATCTCTACTCTGCTCAGCCACCAGCCAATCACTGGGAAAGATCAGAATACCTGAAAAGGAAAGTGAAGCCCTGGAAG ATAAATAATTATCTACGCAGAGCAATTTTCACTATGTCTTCTGGTGACACCCAATATTTTGATGAACATGGAGACCCACCAGCCCGTTTTGACATTAATAAGTGGCTTTTCTTACCAAATAATCTGATTAATATAAGAAAGGTGGGATATTTTAATGTGTCAAAGAATGAGAGATATTTACACATCAACAACAACGCTGATTTGTGGAAACCATACTTCAATATG GCACCCGAGTCTCTGTGTAATGCAGCCTGTGCCCCAGGATAcaggaagtctaaaatagaagggAAGCCATTATGTTATTACACCTGTGTCCAGTGTTCAGATGGAGAGATGTCTAACACCACAG ATGCAGTGACCTGTGTGAAATGTTCTGATGATCAGACGTCAAATAGGCAGAAAACAGACTGTGTCCCTAAAGTTATAAACTACCTTTCTTATATGGACACCATGGGGGGCAGTTTAACTTCTATTGCCTTCATCCTCTTCATCACAACTTCTACAGTTTTGGGAATCTTTGTGAAACATTGGGACACTCCTATTGTAAAAGCCAATAACCAAAATCTCAGCTGTATCCTCCTCATCTCTCTCATGTTGTGTTTCCTCTGCACCTTATTATTTATTGGCCGCCCAACAAAAATATGTTGTCTCCTTCGACAAGTAACATTTGGGATTGTATTCACCATTTCTGTCTCATGTTTGTTGGCTAAAACTCTCACAGTTATTATTGCCTTCAATGCCACAAAACCTGGGAGCAAGCTGAAGAAGTATGTAGGAACCCAACTGTCCATAATATTAGTCATTGTATGTTCTTTGGGTGAGACTGTGATCTCTGCTGCATGGATGGCCTCCAATCCTCCATTTCAAGAGGTTGATAAAACTGAAACTGACACCATTATCCTGCTGTGTAATGAAGGCTCTGTCACTTTCTTATTTTCTATAATTGGATATATGGGATCCTTGGCCCTACTGAGTTTCATTGCTGCATTTCTAGCCAAAGATTTCCCTGACCgatttaatgaggctaaaaacatcactttcagtatgttggtgTTCTGTAGCGTGTGGGTGACATTTGTCCCTGCATACCTGAGCAGTAAGGGGAGTAGAATGGTGGCAGTTGAGATATTTGCCATTTTATCTTCCAGTGCTGGATTATTAGGCTTtatatttgcccctaagtgttacattATATTTCTCAGGCCTGAACTGAACACGAGAGTAGCTGCTAAATGA
- the LOC108717511 gene encoding olfactory receptor 13C8, producing the protein MESTNQTVIQEFIFIGLSRNQTIKTLLFALFFPVYIFTIFGNGILIFIIARSSNIHTPMYYFLCNLAFLDTVFSTSTVPKLLVDLLLVEGRISYVGCMIQMCIGLFLGQTECILLAVMACDRFVAICVPLRYSVIMSWKCCKCVTAVTWVLSFLSSILPILSKPVLFCRENKLNHFVCELLAVVKLACGDTLFYERAITLTSIFSTLVPFSFIVVSYIYILKSVLQIRSTEGRTKAFSTCASHLTVVIMFYGPSMTLYLGPSGYFSFSQKYLSLFYGVLTPMLNPLIYSLRNDEVRKAIRKTLIFSS; encoded by the coding sequence ATGGAGAGTACCAACCAAACAGTTATTCAAGAATTCATATTCATTGGGTTATCAAGAAATCAGACAATCAAAACTCTCCTTTTTGCGTTATTTTTCCCAGtgtacatttttaccatatttggaAATGGCATTTTAATCTTTATAATTGCTCGAAGCTCTAACATACACACCCCGATGTACTATTTCCTCTGTAATTTGGCCTTTCTGGATACCGTCTTCTCTACAAGTACAGTTCCCAAACTGTTAGTGGATTTATTATTAGTGGAAGGAAGAATCTCCTACGTCGGGTGCATGATACAAATGTGTATTGGCCTATTCCTAGGACAGACAGAATGTATCCTGTTGGCAGTAATGGCCTGTGATCGCTTTGTAGCCATCTGTGTTCCACTGCGCTACTCAGTCATTATGAGCTGGAAATGTTGTAAATGTGTCACAGCTGTTACTTGGGTTCTAAGTTTTCTTTCAAGTATTCTTCCTATTTTGTCAAAACCTGTGCTTTTCTGCAGAGAAAACAAACTGAATCATTTTGTGTGTGAGCTCTTGGCTGTAGTAAAGCTAGCTTGTGGAGACACATTGTTTTATGAAAGAGCAATCACTTTAACAAGTATATTTAGCACGTTGGTACCTTTCAGTTTCATTGTGGTGTCCtatatttatattctaaaatCAGTTCTACAGATCCGTTCTACAGAggggagaactaaagccttttccACCTGTGCTTCCCATTTGACTGTCGTCATAATGTTCTATGGGCCAAGTATGACCTTGTATCTGGGACCATCAGGCTACTTTTCATTCAGTCAGAAGTATTTATCTCTTTTTTATGGGGTTTTGACCCCCATGTTAAACCCTTTGATATACAGTTTGAGAAATGATGAAGTTAGGAAAGCAATAAGAAAAACACTAATTTTCTCCAGCTAA